In the Oscillospiraceae bacterium genome, CGGAATGTGAATTATAAACTTCAACCAACCTGCATATAGCAACATTCCACGGGCAAAGTATGAATTATACAATGTAACTGGGTGATGTTATATGGCGAAAGTTGAAGATTGTCCCGGTTTTGAAACCTTCGGCGCAGATGTCAAAGCCGCACGAGAGGCAAAGCGTCTGGCACGAAAAACATTGGCAGAAATGGTTGGGATTGAATGGCGGTATCTTGCAAACATTGAGAATCAAGGTGCGATTCCGAGCCTGCCTGTGATGATCCAGTTGATTAAGGTCTGCGGACTTCCCGTGGAACGGTATTTTAACCCGGAGATCATGCGGGAAGAAAGCGAACAGCGGCAACGGGTCAGCCACAAGCTGAAGCTTTGCCCTGAAGAATACCTGCCGATTATCGAAGGTGCCATAGACGGGGCGCTCAAAATGGAACAGACTGCGAAGC is a window encoding:
- a CDS encoding helix-turn-helix domain-containing protein yields the protein MAKVEDCPGFETFGADVKAAREAKRLARKTLAEMVGIEWRYLANIENQGAIPSLPVMIQLIKVCGLPVERYFNPEIMREESEQRQRVSHKLKLCPEEYLPIIEGAIDGALKMEQTAKQKEDA